In Lewinellaceae bacterium, the genomic stretch AATTGAGTCCACCTGGAATGATTTATTTCCTTATGCCCTGGAGTTCCATTTCCTCGATGACCTGTTTGAACGTCTTTACCGGGAGGACCGGCTCCAGATCATACTGCTGGGATTATTGGCGATTCTGACCCTGGTTATCAGCTTTTTAGGATCGGTGAGCCTGCTGATCTATACCCTCCAGCGCCGCCAGAAAGAATTGGCCATTCGACGTGTGATCGGTGCCCGACAGGTTCAACTGTATGGTATGATCAGCCGGGAATATATGATGCTTCTGGGGCTGGCGGTCTTCCTGGGCATGCCGGTCAGCTGGTATGTAGGACGGCAGTGGCTGAACCATTTTGCCTACCGTACCAGTATCAGCCCCTGGGTTTACCTGCTTACCCTGGCGTTAACCATGAGCATTTTGTTGCTGTTGGTGTGGGTGGTGAGTTACCGGACTACCCGTCGCAATCCGGTAGCTTTTTTACATGAAGATGGTTGACGATCACTGGTTCCTGACTGCCCCGGCCAGAAGCATGGTGTTCGTAATCTCATGCGCCCAGTGTTCCAGGTCGATACCAAGTTTGCTGCGGTTGGTCCGGATCACCTGATCGGCCAGATCGCCGGGGATTTTATGGAAACCTGCAAAGGCGCCGAGTATGGCACCGGTGACCGCACCTACGGTATCATTGTCACGACCATAATTGATGACAAATTCCAGTGATTGGCGGAAATCAAAGTCACAAACCAGCATAGCGGTAAGATTGATGAGGTGAATTTCACCGGCATGGAACGGAAAATCCTCTTTCAGGCGATCCAGGCTGGCAAAGGCCTGCTTCCACCGTTCTTCAACAGGCAATGCTTTCACCTGATCTGCAATACCCAGCGCTTCCCGGTAAATGCGGTAACTGCTGCGGCCGACCAGACGGCTGGCAAAATAATGATGCGGGTCGATATCCCGCAATGTCCGTAGGATCTTCGTGGGGGTAGATTGCTCTGCCATGGCTGCCGCGACCATGGCAGCAGTCAGTCCAGTGATGTCACGGGCATATCCCAGATCAAAGAGGGCCAGCTTATAGGCTGCCTGATATGCTTGTTCCGGAGCACCGGGATATAAGGCACCTACCATGGGTGCATACAGCATGCCGGCGCAGACCATTTCCCCTCCATAGAAGCGGTGCAGGTTCTCCTCATAACCCTGCCAATCATGGTCCGCATAAGGTTTGGCTACCTGTGCCCATTCCTGAAGCCAACTGATCCGTCGCATCTGACTTTCGATGGGTGCCGGATCAAAGCTTTTAGTCTCCCTGAGCCCGGATAATTCTTTGGTGTACTGATCGACAAGATATTGTGCGAAATGCACCGGTTCCGGACCTTGCGATGCGTAAAATTCACCGGGCTTATCCAGAAAATAATCCGCCATTAAAATTTTCCAGCGCGTATCATCGGTGGTGCCGCCGGCAGGAAGATTGAAGGCCCACGTACCTTCCGGGGAAGGCTCACGCACCATGTCATCCAACGAATCGACAAAACCATATTCGGTGCGGATCTGATCCCGCGACCACATTTCGGTCGGGGCTCCCATGGCATCCCCGATGGCTGAACCGACCAGGGCTCCCAGGACTTTATCGTAGAGCTGATCGGAAGTCATGGACGAATAGGGCAGGTTGACCATGGATATCGTATCCGGGATGGGTTCAAACAAAGGAGCTTTTGATTCTACCGGACGACAACCGGCAATTGCGAGGATCACGAAGACAATGGACCAGAAATATACTTTCATCAATTGGCATTTAAGGTGCCCTGTAGAATGGATCGTATTGCTGTCTGAATAAGGGATGCTTTTTCCTGGATGCTCCATCGCAAGGGCAACTGGGCAACTCCCAGCAACCGGCGCAGGACTTCCGTACCGCAGAACCCGGCGATGAGCTGTTCATCCAGATTGCGCTGTTTCTGGCAGTTCTCAAGGATCGCATCCCTGTGGCGAACCGGCTGCCCGGACAACAGCAGATGCGCTATCAGAACTCCGAGGTCAAATTCTGCAAAGCCCCTAAAACTAAATTCCGGGTCGATGATACGGATACCGCTGTCTGTTTTCAGCCAGCTTCCCGGGAAAAAATCACCATGGATCAGGATTTCTCCTTCAGTCAGATAGATCTGTCCAAGAGCCTGGATTTTTTCTTTCAAATCCTGATGGTGTTTTACCGGGTCAGCCAGGGCCTGTAGTCCTGGTTGGATGGCATCCAGGTCGAAATGATTTTTCGGATCAAATGGAAACCGGAAGATGTGTTCGTGATTAAGTACCCGCATACTTTGATTCCAGGGATAGGAAGACTCCTGGACCTGGTGCAGAGTTTTCAGATAGTGGACCAATGCCTGCACTTCTGTGCCGGACAGAGTTCCGGATTGGTACAGAAAACTGTAATCGCTGGCCGGACCCAGATCTGACAGGATCAGAATATTATTCGCATTATCCTCGAATAATAAATCCGGTGAAAATGACGACAGCTGGCGGAATTTCTGGGTGAGTTTAAAATAGCGGGCTTCGACGGCATTACGTTCGACAGGGGCTGATATCGAGGGATATTTTTCGACCCAGGGCCGCGCCTGCTTGATGATGAATGAACGGATGTTGGTGGTGATGCGCAGAACATAATTCATGTTCCCTTCTCCTGGTTTTTCAGCCTTCAATACCAATTCCCTGGGGTCCAGGAAGAAGTGTTCCCGCAGGTAGATTTCGAGGCTTTCCAGATCCCTAGTCAGGTAATATTTGCCGGGTAGCGCTTCCGCATAGCGTGTTTCCAGTTCATTCATGTTCTATCCCAAAGTTTCTCGGTGCAAAAATACAGAAAAAGTAGACTGGATGCGGTATGGGAGGGGTTCAGGCTTACATGGCAATATAATCTGGATACATTCTCGATTATCCGCTAACGGATGATTTTGGTCATTCCGACCTGCATTGATCGATGATAAAATGGAAATGTATTTTAATTGCTTGAAATCAATTCACATTTATGATGACAAACTATAAATGGTTAAAAACGGATTGTAATTGGTCATTTAATGTCATTGGAATAATTTGCGATAAAGGAGCACCGTGCTGGGTCTATTGAATTAACAGTGAAAACTTCCTATATTAATTGTAGATACTCAATATTTCCATGCACCCGAAAACTTTTTACTCATGAGAATGGTGTTAATGCTTTTGGTGATCGTATCCTGTTTGGCCTGTTCTAATCGCGGGGTAATTTCGGATTCTGCTGATCAGGTATGGTTAGAAGACCAGGCTTATCAACTCAATAACGGTGGACAGTTAGGAGCCTACATCGTAGCCATGCTGAACCGTCAGGAAATCATTGTCGACCAGGCCAGGACAGAGACCACTGCTGACGAAGAAGGGCATCAATACCGTGCCGTGGTGAGAACATATATGCAGAATGGCACCTTGCAGTCGGTCATCATTCCGATTGAAAAGACGGACCCTACCCGATGGGTCGGAGAATGCGCCATGTTCTGCGATTGTGCAGGTGATTGCTCATCCTGTGTCATCCGCGTCATTGAAAAATGCCGGCAACTTTCCGGGGTTTGCACGTCAGGAAAAGGTGGCGCTGACATAGGAGTGGTTGTCAAGGATGGCAAGCCTTAATGGATACCTGAAATTTCCTTTAGGCAACCTTTCAGGCTTTCTTCCCAGGAAGGTATTGGCAGTTGAAACGTCTCCTTAAATCTAGTCTTATCCAGCACCGAATAAGGTGGTCGCACAGCCGGAGTCGGATATTCGGATGTCGGGATTGGGTGTACAACAACATCGAGGTGCGCTTCCCGGAAGATGGCTTTGGCAAATTCATACCAGCTGCACACGCCTTCATTGCTGTAATTGTAGATACCGGAATATTTTGATAAATCACCCGGATTTTCCTCCAGGATTTGCAGCACAGCTTGTGCGAGGTCCCGGGCCCAGGTAGGGCTCCCGATCTGGTCATCGACAACACGCAGTTCACGCCGCTCTTTACCCAACCGGAGCATGGTTTTTACAAAGTTATGTCCAAAGGCAGAATAAACCCAGGAGGTCCGGAAGATCAGACTCTCCGGCAATATCTTACTGATTGCCTGTTCACCGGCCAGTTTACTCCGGGCATAGACACTATGCGGCTGTAGCGGGTCCTCTTCACGCAAAGGTTGGTTCAGACCATTGTGGTAGACGTAATCGGTCGAAAAGTGGATCAGAAAAATGTCCTTTGCCGCACAGATCCCTGCTAATTGTCCGGGAGCTTCGGCATTGATGAGAAAGGCTAGCTCCGGCTCGGATTCCGCGCGATCCACCGCCGTATAGGCTGCAGCATTGATGATGACCTGCGGTGCCAGATCGCGGATCGTCTTCTCTAATTCTTCGGTATGGCTGAGGTCCAGTTCGGAACGGTTAAAGAAGTGGGGTTCCCAATTCCATGCCTGTAGTTCATGGAGATAGCGGAACTCACGTCCAACCTGGCCGCCGGCGCCCAGTATCATTACCCGTGGTCTAGGCATAGCGGTGTTTTCCAAAAGGCGGCAGGATCTGATCCTTTTCGGATAAGGTGATTTTATCTTCCGGAACCAACCAGTCTATGTTTAATTCCGGATCCCCGTAATGAATACCCCCTTCGGCTTGTCTCGAATAAAAGGCATCGCATTTATAGCTGAAAATGGCGGTTTCACTCAGAACCACATAGCCATGGGCAAAGCCTTTGGGGACCAGCAGCTGGCGTTTGTTTTCAGCGCTCAGCCGCACTGCAACGTGCCTGCCGTAAGTGGATGATCCGGGCCTGATATCTACGGCCACATCCAGCACCTCCCCCTGGATGACCCGCACCAGCTTGGTTTGGGACGCTTCTCCGATCTGGTAGTGCAATCCTCGTAAGACACCATATTCGGACTGTGCTTCGTTGTCCTGGCAAAAGTCGAATTGCAGTCCCTGATGATCCAGTGTCTGACGGTTGTAGCTTTCGAAGAAATAGCCGCGATGATCTGCGAAGACCCGTGGCTCCAGGATCAATACACCGGGAATATCGGTTTCGATGACTTGCATAGCCCTATTTTTCGCGGAAATAGATGGCAACCGGGACGCCGGTAAAGTTGTACCGTTTGCGCAGTTGATTTTCCAGGTAATTCTTATACGAACCTTTCACGGCAGCCGGGTAATTGCAAAAAAAGGCGAATGCGGGGTAGGCTAGAGGCAATTGGTTGCCGTATTTGATCTTGACAAATTTTCCCCGGTGGGAAGGAGGCGGATGCGCCGTGGTGACTTCCTCCAGCCAGGTGTTCAGTTCCGGTGTGCGGATCTTTTGATTGCGTCGCTCGTACACATCCATAGCGACTTCGATGGCTTTGAAAATGCGGGTTTTTTCTGTGGCTGATATAAAGACTACCGGCACGTCATTGAAGGGCGCCAGCTTTTGCTTGATGCGGTCCTCCACTTCTTTTGCGGTATTGGTTTCTTTCTCGACGAGATCCCATTTATTGACCAGGATGACCACCCCTTTCCGTCTTCTTACGGCGAGCTGAAAGATCTGCATATCCTGGGCTTCGATCCCGGTCTCCGCATCGATCATCAAAAGGCACACATCCGCTTCCTCAACGGCGCGGATGGCCCGGATCACGGAATAAAACTCCAGGTCCTCGTGCACCTTGCCCTTCTTGCGCAGACCGGCCGTATCGATCAGCAGGAATTCTTTGCCGAATTGGTTGTAATGCGAGTGGATGGAGTCACGGGTGGTACCGGCGATTTCGGTAACAATATTGCGCTCGAAGCCAAGCAGGGCATTCGTCAGTGAAGATTTACCCACATTGGGTTGACCAATGATGGCAAAGCGGGGAAGTGTTTCTTCTTCCTCAGTTTCTTCCTGAAATTCAATGCGCTCGGCGATGGCATCCAGGATCTCACCGGTACCCGATCCGGAGATGGCTGAGAGGAAAAAGGTATTCTCGAACCCCAGACTGTAGAATTCATTGGCGGCTAAAAGCCGGTTTGGATTGTCAGCCTTGTTTACAATCACGAACACATCCTTATCGGTCTTGCGCAGCATACGGGCAACCTCTTCATCCAGGTCGGTGATGCCAGTGGTCACATCAACCATAAACAGGATGATGTTGGCCTCATCAATGGCGATCTTGACCTGGTTGCGGATGGCTTTTTCAAAGACATCATCCGACCCATGGACAAAGCCACCGGTGTCGATCACGGTAAAGGTCTTGCCGTTCCACTCACAGGAACCGTATTTGCGATCCCGGGTGACGCCGCTGATGTCGTCAATGATGGCCTCCTGCTCTCCGATCAGGCGGTTGTATAAAGTTGATTTTCCTACGTTTGGTCTGCCTACGATGGCGACGATTTGAGCCATTTGGGTTCAAGTCTGGTCCAGCGCAAAGATATTCAATAAAAGTTAAGCGATGGAGTGGATACGGGATTCCCCGGCGGATTGAAGGGTGATCATCAAGTTTTCGCATTCATTGGTTGATCGCAAATAAAAAAAGCCAGTAGAAAAAGTTTTCCTACTGGCCTTGGCATCACGGGGGGTATGGTGATACCCGGTTATCTTTTTATAAACTTGGCCTGGGCCGCATATTGGTTGCCCTGGACATTGATGACATAAAATCCGGGTGCCATACTGGCTGGAAGATCCAACCGCAACACATTGTCATGATTCTGGACTTGTTGCTGCAGGTGCTGTCTGCCCTGCAAGTCGGTCACCATCAGGACCACGGGTCCCTGGACGGCTTCCGGGATACGTACCTGGATCTGACTGCTGGCCGGGTTCGGGAACAACTCAAGGCTGTTCTGTACCAGCGCATCCGGTTGGGTGGCTGTCGTGGACTGTTCGACTCTAAAGACTTCATAGGGGATGTGCTGCAGGTCTGTGTTCCGACGGATGACTTCAGAAAGACGGGTCGATTTGATGGCCGCTTTCTCATCCACACTAAGGACCGGATCGTTCTCATAGTAAAAACGGTCACCATCACGCAGATCCATAAACTGCTGCTTGATGATGTACATGGCGGTAGGGCCAAACATGGCGTCGGTCATGTGATCTTCGGCCAGCATACCTACCCAGGGATCCAGTTTGCTGATGTCTCCATACATTTCTTTCATGCTCTGCACCATGGATGCGTCGGTGGTGATCTGTTCAAAGGAAGCATAGGTCGACATTCCGAATGCAGCACGAACGCTGTTAAAGTCCGGTAATCCACGATCGCGACCACGTTCAAGGTTAATGGATACCAGGTCCAGGCCACCGGCTCCCGGAGGTCCAAACAGGAAGTTGCGCAGGTCATCGATGACCTTGCAATCCAGGTGTTGCTGTACCACGGTGGACATTCCCGAGAAATAAGACTCGATACCAACCTGCTGGTTGATGGCGCTGGGATTAAAGAAAGCATCCCGGAGTTCGATATTGCCTTCGGGGATGTATTCGAAATCATCATTCATCCGCACCAACGTCTTATTGATGGTGGTGTGTCCGTAGCGGAAGGCAGCAGCAGAGAAGACATTCATGATCTGTGGGTTTACGTCTTCTTTATATCCGGTGTAGGGAGTGACCTGCATGCCCAGCGTTGGGAGCCATTCTTCGTATACGATGGCCTGTATGATGCCGCTGACCATTTTACGGGCATACTGATACAGCTGTTCATCATTCCAGTCAGGATGTTTTGCTGCCAACTCGTCGCACTGACGGTTGTGCTCACGGACAAAAAGAGTATGGATGGAGGAGAGGAATGGATTTTCATTGGCCCGGGGGTCGCCCGCTACAAAGTAGGTATTGACACCAGGAAATGGCATATCCATGGCGGGAGCTATATAGGTTTCACCTCCGTCGATTTCGCCATTTTTCGTGTTGTAAGGTAACAGGTTCCCCGCCGAAGTCCTCAGTTTTCCCTTTAAGTAGGTCCGGAGCCACTTGGCCCGGTGCTCGTCGGATCCATAGACCCCTGAACCATCGATGTAAGCTGTGATGGCATTGACCGGTACCCGGGGATTATCGATGCTGGTGCCCGTGGCAGGATCAAAAGCCGACCTCTTGATGGAAATAGACATCTGACCGGTGCCATTGGGGTCGAACCACTTGTCGAAGGCCGGAATGGCGATGGGCAGGACTTCGTCGTGAACATCCTTAACCAGGGTTATGTCGTGATCGATAAATTGTCCCCATCCCCAGTTGAAGGCGGAAAGGTTGCGCGTATCATTGATATCACCGGTCTGGGAAAAGAGCGCATTGCTGATCATCCTTGGATTTGGGCGGTCATCACCGGAAGGTGTCGAGATGCCATCCCCATAAGCCAGA encodes the following:
- the der gene encoding ribosome biogenesis GTPase Der, whose protein sequence is MAQIVAIVGRPNVGKSTLYNRLIGEQEAIIDDISGVTRDRKYGSCEWNGKTFTVIDTGGFVHGSDDVFEKAIRNQVKIAIDEANIILFMVDVTTGITDLDEEVARMLRKTDKDVFVIVNKADNPNRLLAANEFYSLGFENTFFLSAISGSGTGEILDAIAERIEFQEETEEEETLPRFAIIGQPNVGKSSLTNALLGFERNIVTEIAGTTRDSIHSHYNQFGKEFLLIDTAGLRKKGKVHEDLEFYSVIRAIRAVEEADVCLLMIDAETGIEAQDMQIFQLAVRRRKGVVILVNKWDLVEKETNTAKEVEDRIKQKLAPFNDVPVVFISATEKTRIFKAIEVAMDVYERRNQKIRTPELNTWLEEVTTAHPPPSHRGKFVKIKYGNQLPLAYPAFAFFCNYPAAVKGSYKNYLENQLRKRYNFTGVPVAIYFREK
- a CDS encoding phosphotransferase translates to MNELETRYAEALPGKYYLTRDLESLEIYLREHFFLDPRELVLKAEKPGEGNMNYVLRITTNIRSFIIKQARPWVEKYPSISAPVERNAVEARYFKLTQKFRQLSSFSPDLLFEDNANNILILSDLGPASDYSFLYQSGTLSGTEVQALVHYLKTLHQVQESSYPWNQSMRVLNHEHIFRFPFDPKNHFDLDAIQPGLQALADPVKHHQDLKEKIQALGQIYLTEGEILIHGDFFPGSWLKTDSGIRIIDPEFSFRGFAEFDLGVLIAHLLLSGQPVRHRDAILENCQKQRNLDEQLIAGFCGTEVLRRLLGVAQLPLRWSIQEKASLIQTAIRSILQGTLNAN
- the rfbC gene encoding dTDP-4-dehydrorhamnose 3,5-epimerase, with translation MQVIETDIPGVLILEPRVFADHRGYFFESYNRQTLDHQGLQFDFCQDNEAQSEYGVLRGLHYQIGEASQTKLVRVIQGEVLDVAVDIRPGSSTYGRHVAVRLSAENKRQLLVPKGFAHGYVVLSETAIFSYKCDAFYSRQAEGGIHYGDPELNIDWLVPEDKITLSEKDQILPPFGKHRYA
- a CDS encoding ADP-ribosylglycohydrolase family protein; protein product: MKVYFWSIVFVILAIAGCRPVESKAPLFEPIPDTISMVNLPYSSMTSDQLYDKVLGALVGSAIGDAMGAPTEMWSRDQIRTEYGFVDSLDDMVREPSPEGTWAFNLPAGGTTDDTRWKILMADYFLDKPGEFYASQGPEPVHFAQYLVDQYTKELSGLRETKSFDPAPIESQMRRISWLQEWAQVAKPYADHDWQGYEENLHRFYGGEMVCAGMLYAPMVGALYPGAPEQAYQAAYKLALFDLGYARDITGLTAAMVAAAMAEQSTPTKILRTLRDIDPHHYFASRLVGRSSYRIYREALGIADQVKALPVEERWKQAFASLDRLKEDFPFHAGEIHLINLTAMLVCDFDFRQSLEFVINYGRDNDTVGAVTGAILGAFAGFHKIPGDLADQVIRTNRSKLGIDLEHWAHEITNTMLLAGAVRNQ
- the rfbD gene encoding dTDP-4-dehydrorhamnose reductase translates to MPRPRVMILGAGGQVGREFRYLHELQAWNWEPHFFNRSELDLSHTEELEKTIRDLAPQVIINAAAYTAVDRAESEPELAFLINAEAPGQLAGICAAKDIFLIHFSTDYVYHNGLNQPLREEDPLQPHSVYARSKLAGEQAISKILPESLIFRTSWVYSAFGHNFVKTMLRLGKERRELRVVDDQIGSPTWARDLAQAVLQILEENPGDLSKYSGIYNYSNEGVCSWYEFAKAIFREAHLDVVVHPIPTSEYPTPAVRPPYSVLDKTRFKETFQLPIPSWEESLKGCLKEISGIH
- a CDS encoding T9SS type A sorting domain-containing protein, translating into MNRILHVSILSLFLLPFMSAQNTNRSIDGSYNNPKHRDWGSVGSQLNIQVPLAYGDGISTPSGDDRPNPRMISNALFSQTGDINDTRNLSAFNWGWGQFIDHDITLVKDVHDEVLPIAIPAFDKWFDPNGTGQMSISIKRSAFDPATGTSIDNPRVPVNAITAYIDGSGVYGSDEHRAKWLRTYLKGKLRTSAGNLLPYNTKNGEIDGGETYIAPAMDMPFPGVNTYFVAGDPRANENPFLSSIHTLFVREHNRQCDELAAKHPDWNDEQLYQYARKMVSGIIQAIVYEEWLPTLGMQVTPYTGYKEDVNPQIMNVFSAAAFRYGHTTINKTLVRMNDDFEYIPEGNIELRDAFFNPSAINQQVGIESYFSGMSTVVQQHLDCKVIDDLRNFLFGPPGAGGLDLVSINLERGRDRGLPDFNSVRAAFGMSTYASFEQITTDASMVQSMKEMYGDISKLDPWVGMLAEDHMTDAMFGPTAMYIIKQQFMDLRDGDRFYYENDPVLSVDEKAAIKSTRLSEVIRRNTDLQHIPYEVFRVEQSTTATQPDALVQNSLELFPNPASSQIQVRIPEAVQGPVVLMVTDLQGRQHLQQQVQNHDNVLRLDLPASMAPGFYVINVQGNQYAAQAKFIKR